A region of the Planctomycetota bacterium genome:
TGGTGGCGAATATGCCGATGAATAAGACCGCCACCTCGATTATCGGGGCAAAGGTAAACCCGTTTTCCTTGCGGGTGTGCTTTTTGGTCATGACCATGGAAAGTATCGCCAGGAAAACCATAAAGCCCTCTTTAACGCCGAATTCCCAGGGATGCTTTTCCTCTCCGCCTAACGGGTCTCCGGAAAGGAATATTGTCGCGACGATTCCCAAGAGTAACAGGAAATTAATTCCGCCTTCGATTGCCAAAGGCTTTTTAGGCTCGACCTGCTTATCCAAATCGCCCGGAGTGGCGATATCTTCACGCCTGAATTTCCACTGGTCGATAAAGTTAAAGACGATTAAGAGTATCCCGTTGACAAAAAGCCATTCCATCCAGAGCCTGAATGTCCAAAGGAACGGGACGCCTTTAAGGAATCCCAGGAAGAGCGGCGGATCGCCCAGCGGGGTCAATAACCCACCGCAGTTTGCCACGATAAAGATGAAGAAAATAATGACGTGCGCCTTATCCTTGCGCGCCTTATTGGCCCGGATGAGGGGACGGATTAAAAGCATTGCCGCACCGGTCGTCCCGATAAAACTGGCCAGGACCGCGCCTATCGCCAAAACTACGGTATTTGTTAGCGGGGAACCAGCCAGCGACCCCTTGATGTAAATACCACCGGCAATGATAAAAAGAGAGCCTAAAAGAATAATAAACGAAATATAATCCTGAAGCACGACCAATAATTCCGGCGGATAGACGTTTAGGACATAAATAACCGCCGGAAGGCCTAAGACAAACGAGATGATTCCTTTATTTAGGTTGCTTTCCCACCAGTGATGGAACATTAAAGGCAATATTGCGATACAGAGGAGCATCAGGACAAACGGCGTAATCCACCATATGTTAATATCCGGGGCGTGGTGTCCGCCGCTTTCCGGATGCGCTTCCGCGCTTGCCGCATGCGGCGCGGGTTCGACGGTCTGAGCAAAGGCTCCGCTTATCAAAAGTACTACCATGGCTAATGATATAACCAGGCCTATTTTCTTAATCATAGCTTTCTTTCCTTTTCAATCAATCTCAAATATTAAGCTACCCGGCTTGGACTCGAACCAAGACTAAGAGAACCAAAATCTCTTGTGCTACCAATTACACCACCGGGTATTATCCGAAACTTATGGTTAGATGTTACAAGTTGCCTGATAAAATGTCAAAAGTTTTAGGATGATACTTTGTTGATAAGCGATGCGAAATAGCCGGCGCCGAATCCGTTATCAATATTTACGACCGAAACCCCTGCCGCGCAGGAATTAAGCATGGTCAAAAGCGGTGCGATGCCCCCGAAATGCGAGCCGTATCCCACGCTGGTTGGGACAGCAACAACCGGCTTTGAAACGAGTCCCCCGACGACGCTTGGCAACGCCCCTTCCATCCCAGCCACCACGATAATTACCTTTGCCTCGTCCAAGAGTTTGCTATGGGCTAATAACCGGTGCACGCCGGCAACACCGACATCATAAAGGGTTTTAACCTGATTCCCCATGATTTCGGCGGTAATCCTCGCTTCCTCGGCCACCGGTATATCCGAAGTCCCGGCGCAGGCTACTAAAATAAACCCTTTTCCTCTTTCATCTTTCATCTTTTCTCTTTTAGTTACCGTTACGCAACGCGCCTCTCTATGATAAACCGCGTTTCGCGCGATGGATTTAATCGCCTTATACGCCTTTTCGTCCGCACGCGTGGCCAAAAGCACTTTGCTGTGCTTGAGAATCTCTCCGGCAATATGTTTAATTTGTTGGGGAGTTTTACCCTGGCAGAAAATCACCTCCGGAAAGCCACACCGCTGGTGGCGGCCTGTATCCACCATCGCGCAATCTAATTTACTGTAGGTTTTTCTCATTGCCTAAATCCAGTGTTTAAGGATAAGATAGCTGATTGCCGAAACAACCGCTGCGGCCGGGATGGTCAGAATCCACGCCCAGACGACCCTTCCGGCTAAACCCCACTTGACCGCGGTCAGTCTTCTAGTCGCGCCGACCCCGATAATCGAGCCGGTTATCGTATGCGTCGTGCTTACCGGAACTCCCATAAATGTGGAGACAAAAAGCATTGCCGCGCCGGCGGTCTCCGCGCAGAACCCTCCGACCGGCCGCAGTTTTGTTATCTTTTGCCCCATTGTCTTTACTATCCGCCACCCGCCCATCAAGGTTCCCAATCCCATTGCCGCGTGGCAGGCAAGCACTACCCACAAAGGCACGTAGAATTCAGTTCCTAAATAACCGGAAGTAAACAATAGAATTGCGATAATACCCATGGTCTTTTGGGCGTCGTTGCCGCCGTGCCCCAAACTATAGGAGGCGGCCGACAGGAGCTGGAGCTTGCGGAAATAACCATCTACCTTCACGGGCGTGGCATTACGGAACAGCCAATTTGTTATATTCATAAAAATAAAACCAAGTATCAGTCCAGACACCGGAGACAATACGATAAAAACGCATATCATCAAAACGCCTTTGGCAATTACCACTCCGAACCCGTTATGGGTAATGGCCGCGCCAAGCAAACCGCCGACTAGGGCATGGGATGAACTGACCGGCAATCCGAGATACCAGGTAAGGATATCCCAAACAATCGCGCCCAAGAGTCCGGCTGCAATCACCGCCGTGGTGATGGCGCTGGATTCCACTACGCCTTTGCCGATGGTGGTCGCCACATGCGTCTCGAAAATAAGAAAGGCGATAAAATTGAAGAATGCCGCCCAGATAACCGCCTGCTTGGGGGAAAGGACGCGGGTGGATACGACCGTGGCGATGGAATTGGCCGCGTCATGAAGCCCGTTTACGAAATCAAAGATAAGGGCGATAGCGATTATTATGATGACTATGGTCAATCGAAATTCCTCCCCCCGCTACGCGTTCTTGAGGACGATTCCCTCAACGATATTGGCGACATCCTCGCATCGGTCGGTCGCCCGTTCCAAATCCTCGTAAATCTCTTTCCATTTTATCACGTAAATCGGGTCGTCCTTTTTGCCTTCGAACAGTTCCACCATAGACTTGCGCAAAAGCACATCGCCTTCGTTTTCTATGGTATTAACGGCAATACAGCAATCGAAAATGCATTTCTGGTCTTTTATTTTGCGCAAACTGGAAATCCCCGTTGAAAGAACTTCGGTGGCTTTAACCAGGATTTTACCGAACGATTTGGCGTGTTCCGTGACATAAGGGATTTTGTATAGCGATAACCGGCTGGCCGCGGCATCCATAAAATCTAAAACGTCATCTAGTTTGGTTATCAGCGCGTAAATATCCTCCCGTTCAAGCGGCGTCACGAAGGTTTTATTGACCATTTCCACGGTCTGGTGCGTAAGCTGATCACCCTGGTGTTCGATATCTTTCATCCTCTTGATTTTCTGCTCGACATCTTTGGGATAATTCTGCAGTAAGTCATCCAACGCTTTGGCGCCCTGGCAGGTGTTGTTTGCCGCCTTCTCGAATAATTCGTAGAATTCCTTGTCCTTGCTTAATCCAAACATAATCCTCTCCTTATTTGCATTTTAAAGAGTAAAACAAAATCAGGTGATTAAACCACGTAATATAAAATTTGTCAAAGGTTTTTACTATGGATAGTTTTCATATCCGCGGGCCGGATTAATTTGATTTATACAAACGGTTGTAATGCTCCTCATAAACGTTACGGGGCACCATTTTATACGCCAGAAACAGCAATAAGGGAACGATGATAATATCATCCAATTGCACCAGCACCGGTATGAAATCCGGTATCAGGTCGAAAGGCAGCATAAAATAACCGGCCGCCAGCGCGATCAGCCAGCGCGCCAGGCGCGGAGTGCGCTTGTCGCAGTAAATCGCCCGGTAAAGCTCCATCCGCTGTTTCAGGCTTGTTAATATTTTTCTCATCAGGTCGGCACCGCGTCAAGGTAAAGATTATTTGCTTTGATATCTTTCTTTTTATGGTAAGCCACTCCGGCAATCATCGCGGCGTTATCCGTGCAGAGCCAAATAGGCGGGATGACCAGCCGGATATTTCCCCTTTCAGCCTCTGACTGCATCTTATCGCGCAGGCGACTGTTGGCAACGACTCCTCCGCCGACGATTATTGTCTTTGCCTTGAATTTATCTGCGGCGCTAAAAACCCTTTCCGTAATCGTCTCCACCACCGCCTCCTGGAAACTTGCCGCCACGTCCGGAACCTTTATCCCGCGCTTTAATGGGCTGCTCTTTGTGGCGTTCTGGCCCTTGGCGTAATATAAGACGGCGGTCTTAAGCCCGCTGAAACTGAAGTTGAATGATTTCCGGTCGGGCACGCCTAAAGGAAATCTTATCGCCTTCGGGTTTCCTTTCATCGCGGCCTTCTGTATGCTCGGACCGCCCGGATAGCCCAATCCGAGAATCGCCGCCACCTTGTCAAACGCCTCGCCTGCCGCGTCGTCAACCGTAGAGCCTATACGCCGGTATTTGTTTATACTGGACATTAAATAGAGCGAGGTATGTCCACCTGACGCGACTAAACCTATCGCCGGATAATTAATATTAGAATTTGTCGCCAGGTATCCCGCATAGAGATGCGCTTCCGAATGGTTTATCCCGATAAGCGGCTTATTAAGGATAAGGCTTAGAGATTTAGCCGCCGAGACCCCGACCAAGAGCGCCCCGACCAACCCCGGCGTATTGGCAACGGCAATTGCGTCTATATCTTTTAGCTTCAGCCTCGCCTTAGTTATCGCACGGTCGATAACCGGAAGGATTGATTCAATATGTGCCCGGCAAGCGATTTCCGGCACCACGCCCCCGTATAACTTGTGCAAATCTTCCTGCGATACGACCACATTGGATAAAATCCTATAGCCATCAACAACCACGCTTGCCGCGGTTTCGTCGCAGGAGCTTTCGATACCCAGGCAAATAAAACGCTTCATTTCAGTATTATAACCTTATCATTTTCTATCTTGATTCTTCTCTCGGCAAATAATCTGATGGCTTCCGGATAAGCGATGAGTTCCTCCGCAAAGACACGGTCAGCCAGCGAATGCGGGGTATCGCTTGCCAATACCGGAATCTTCCTCTGCAGGATTATCGGTCCCTTGTCATAAACATTATCCGCGAAGTGGACCGTGCATCCGGTAAACTTGGCGCCGGCCGCTATCACCGCCTCGTGGACTTTATCCGTATAAAAACCCTTCCCTCCGAATGCCGGCAGAAGCGCCGGATGGATATTCATCACCTTACGCTCGTATTCGGGCGGAATTTTATAAAGGTTAAGGAACCCAGCCATGGTAATCAAATCTATCGGATAATTCTTAAGGACCTTATTTATCGCGTCGCTGAATTCTTCCGAGCTCTTGAACTCCTTGCGGTTGACCGTAAA
Encoded here:
- a CDS encoding DUF1232 domain-containing protein, producing the protein MRKILTSLKQRMELYRAIYCDKRTPRLARWLIALAAGYFMLPFDLIPDFIPVLVQLDDIIIVPLLLFLAYKMVPRNVYEEHYNRLYKSN
- a CDS encoding sodium:proton antiporter gives rise to the protein MVVLLISGAFAQTVEPAPHAASAEAHPESGGHHAPDINIWWITPFVLMLLCIAILPLMFHHWWESNLNKGIISFVLGLPAVIYVLNVYPPELLVVLQDYISFIILLGSLFIIAGGIYIKGSLAGSPLTNTVVLAIGAVLASFIGTTGAAMLLIRPLIRANKARKDKAHVIIFFIFIVANCGGLLTPLGDPPLFLGFLKGVPFLWTFRLWMEWLFVNGILLIVFNFIDQWKFRREDIATPGDLDKQVEPKKPLAIEGGINFLLLLGIVATIFLSGDPLGGEEKHPWEFGVKEGFMVFLAILSMVMTKKHTRKENGFTFAPIIEVAVLFIGIFATMVPALILLNANGKSLGLTEPWHFFWATGSLSSFLDNAPTYLTMAATASGIMNVPLEGSYLAEFLKAGQSSIVLLTAISCGAVFMGANTYIGNGPNFMVKAIAEESHIKMPSFFGYMAYSVLILIPIFILTTFVFFR
- the purN gene encoding phosphoribosylglycinamide formyltransferase, which codes for MRNIINLAVLISGSGRTLQNFIDLIAKGELPAKIQMVISSKPNVVGLDRARKHNIPAFTVNRKEFKSSEEFSDAINKVLKNYPIDLITMAGFLNLYKIPPEYERKVMNIHPALLPAFGGKGFYTDKVHEAVIAAGAKFTGCTVHFADNVYDKGPIILQRKIPVLASDTPHSLADRVFAEELIAYPEAIRLFAERRIKIENDKVIILK
- a CDS encoding inorganic phosphate transporter; this encodes MTIVIIIIAIALIFDFVNGLHDAANSIATVVSTRVLSPKQAVIWAAFFNFIAFLIFETHVATTIGKGVVESSAITTAVIAAGLLGAIVWDILTWYLGLPVSSSHALVGGLLGAAITHNGFGVVIAKGVLMICVFIVLSPVSGLILGFIFMNITNWLFRNATPVKVDGYFRKLQLLSAASYSLGHGGNDAQKTMGIIAILLFTSGYLGTEFYVPLWVVLACHAAMGLGTLMGGWRIVKTMGQKITKLRPVGGFCAETAGAAMLFVSTFMGVPVSTTHTITGSIIGVGATRRLTAVKWGLAGRVVWAWILTIPAAAVVSAISYLILKHWI
- the larB gene encoding nickel pincer cofactor biosynthesis protein LarB, which codes for MRKTYSKLDCAMVDTGRHQRCGFPEVIFCQGKTPQQIKHIAGEILKHSKVLLATRADEKAYKAIKSIARNAVYHREARCVTVTKREKMKDERGKGFILVACAGTSDIPVAEEARITAEIMGNQVKTLYDVGVAGVHRLLAHSKLLDEAKVIIVVAGMEGALPSVVGGLVSKPVVAVPTSVGYGSHFGGIAPLLTMLNSCAAGVSVVNIDNGFGAGYFASLINKVSS
- a CDS encoding DUF47 domain-containing protein, which produces MFGLSKDKEFYELFEKAANNTCQGAKALDDLLQNYPKDVEQKIKRMKDIEHQGDQLTHQTVEMVNKTFVTPLEREDIYALITKLDDVLDFMDAAASRLSLYKIPYVTEHAKSFGKILVKATEVLSTGISSLRKIKDQKCIFDCCIAVNTIENEGDVLLRKSMVELFEGKKDDPIYVIKWKEIYEDLERATDRCEDVANIVEGIVLKNA
- the tsaD gene encoding tRNA (adenosine(37)-N6)-threonylcarbamoyltransferase complex transferase subunit TsaD; the protein is MKRFICLGIESSCDETAASVVVDGYRILSNVVVSQEDLHKLYGGVVPEIACRAHIESILPVIDRAITKARLKLKDIDAIAVANTPGLVGALLVGVSAAKSLSLILNKPLIGINHSEAHLYAGYLATNSNINYPAIGLVASGGHTSLYLMSSINKYRRIGSTVDDAAGEAFDKVAAILGLGYPGGPSIQKAAMKGNPKAIRFPLGVPDRKSFNFSFSGLKTAVLYYAKGQNATKSSPLKRGIKVPDVAASFQEAVVETITERVFSAADKFKAKTIIVGGGVVANSRLRDKMQSEAERGNIRLVIPPIWLCTDNAAMIAGVAYHKKKDIKANNLYLDAVPT